In Cololabis saira isolate AMF1-May2022 chromosome 14, fColSai1.1, whole genome shotgun sequence, a single genomic region encodes these proteins:
- the npas2 gene encoding neuronal PAS domain-containing protein 2 isoform X2, with amino-acid sequence MDNLSDFCGPCPSSHREWDTNSCVDDLMDEDEKDRAKRASRNKSEKKRRDQFNVLIKELCTMLQGQGHPRKMDKSTILQRTIDFLQKQKDITAQNEISDVRQDWKPSFLSNEEFTQLMLEALDGFLVALTTDGNIIYVSDSVSSLIGHLPSDMVDQNILNFLPEREHGEVYKLLSSHMLMTDPIATDFLDSEAHIEFCCHLARGNMDPKEPPVYEYVKFVGDFKFHNNVPTSSCNGHELTLPRSLQSSLEEQVCLIATVRLVTPQFLKDLCNVEDPCDEFTSRHSLEWKFLFLDHRASPIIGYLPFEVLGTSGYDYYHVDDLEVIAQCHKQLMQCGKGKSCYYRFLTKGQQWIWLQTHYYITYHQWNSKPEFIVCTHTVVSYAEVRAERRRAMGLQDLSPPEVAPSSVKAQELYLDICSTLDAPLDRNSGAHSVSSHSSRKSSHTVLSDSASANSYTEACTPSWQSASVGQEKSSARVQPSSSKQQQTQQQQQPQQQQLQPQQQQQQLQQQQQPQQQQQQQQQYQLQQPQLGVMNQLKEQLEERTRILQADIKTQQQELHDIKEKLQLANLQMLLQQPVQNNFSQAQQQPQQQPQQQGPGRPAQQNQSGVIRQHSGHQKPAACGAHTPSPHSVLTDNSSPSTQVQQRVPRSGQAHSVSLPVQTSTSLTMPFYSNPMMFSQTNARSQQDANQRHTDNQYTQDGQLRMLLNQPVQTLVPTTSVTSQPSQCISQTLYSLEQQILGPSFSMQQVNCNAVLVPSPVFTSPIMIPHNTFITHQSQSPYPSQPQASQHSLQLQQPQQFFQMAQGLVHGGSTPTFLHTTNVSQQSTVGYIQQQPQAQQLPVAQQLQQRQYQHSQNQTGGVSEFRNMLTR; translated from the exons ATGGACAACCTTTCTGACTTCTGCGGCCCGTGTCCGTCCTCCCACAGGGAATGGGA TACCAACAGCTGCGTGGACGACTTAATGGATGAAGATGAGAAGGACAGGGCAAAAAG GGCATCCCGAAACAAgtcggaaaagaaaagaagagaccAGTTCAATGTGCTCATCAAGGAGCTTTGCACCATGCTGCAGGGTCAAGGGCATCCGCGCAAGATGGATAAGTCCACCATATTGCAGAGGACTATTGACTTCTTGCAGAAACAGAAAG acATCACTGCGCAGAATGAGATTAGTGATGTGCGGCAGGACTGGAAGCCCTCATTCCTTAGCAACGAGGAGTTCACCCAGCTAATGTTGGAG GCCCTGGACGGTTTCCTGGTTGCATTAACCACAGATGGAAACATCATATACGTATCTGACAGTGTGTCTTCGCTTATTGGCCATTTACCG TCAGATATGGTGGACCAAAATATCTTGAATTTCCTCCCGGAGCGGGAACACGGAGAGGTGTATAAGCTGCTATCATCCCACATGCTGATGACTGACCCCATTGCCACCGACTTCCTTGACA GCGAGGCACATATTGAATTTTGCTGTCATCTAGCCAGAGGAAACATGGACCCAAAGGAGCCACCCGTGTACGAGTATGTCAAGTTTGTCGGAGATTTCAAATTTCATAACAATG TGCCTACATCTTCTTGTAACGGTCATGAACTGACGTTGCCAAGGAGTCTGCAGTCATCGCTGGAGGAGCAGGTCTGCCTCATTGCCACCGTACGATTAGTCACTCCTCAGTTTCTAAAG GACTTGTGTAACGTGGAAGATCCCTGCGATGAGTTCACCTCCAGACACAGCCTTGAATGGAAGTTCCTGTTTTTAGACCACAG AGCTTCACCCATCATAGGTTATTTACCCTTCGAGGTTCTTGGGACTTCTGGCTATGATTACTATCATGTGGATGACTTGGAGGTCATAGCCCAGTGTCACAAGCAAC TAATGCAGTGTGGGAAGGGTAAATCCTGCTATTATCGCTTCCTGACCAAAGGACAGCAGTGGATTTGGCTGCAGACTCACTACTACATCACTTACCACCAGTGGAACTCCAAACCTGAGTTCATCGTCTGCACTCACACGGTTGTCAG TTATGCTGAGGTGCGAGCTGAGAGGAGGCGAGCTATGGGACTTCAAGACCTGTCTCCACCAGAGGTGGCGCCTTCCTCCGTGAAG GCTCAGGAGCTGTACTTGGATATCTGCTCCACTCTGGACGCTCCGCTGGACAGAAACAGCGGTGCACACTCGGTGTCCTCCCACAGCTCCCGGAAGTCCTCCCACACAGTGCTGTCGGACTCTGCAT CAGCCAACTCGTACACGGAGGCCTGCACACCATCATGGCAGTCCGCTTCCGTTGGACAGGAGAAGTCCTCCGCCAGAGTCCAGCCCAGTAGCTCAAAG cagcagcaaacccagcagcagcagcagccgcagcagcagcagctgcagccgcagcagcagcagcagcagctgcagcagcagcagcagccgcagcagcagcagcaacagcagcagcagtatcAGCTACAGCAGCCTCAGCTCGGTGTGATGAACCAGCTGAAGGAACAGCTGGAGGAGAGGACGCGCATTCTGCAGGCCGACATCAAAACGCAGCAGCAGGAGCTGCACGACATCAAGGAGAAGCTCCAGCTTGCTAATCTACAG ATGTTGTTACAGCAGCCTGTCCAAAACAACTTCAGTCAGGCccagcagcagcctcagcagcagcctcagcagcagGGCCCGGGAAGGCCGGCCCAGCAGAACCAGTCAGGGGTCATCAGGCAACACTCGGGCCACCAGAAACCAGCAGCCTGCGGGGCTCACACTCCATCCCCCCACTCTGTCCTGACAGACAACAGTTCACCATCGACGCAG GTCCAACAGAGGGTCCCCCGCAGTGGGCAGGCACATTCGGTGAGTTTGCCCGTGCAGACAAGCACAAGTCTGACGATGCCCTTCTACAGCAACCCCATGATGTTCTCTCAGACCAACGCGAGGTCTCAGCAGGATGCAAACCAAAGACACACGGACAACCAGTACACCCAAGACGGACAACTACG GATGCTCCTCAATCAGCCAGTACAGACACTGGTTCCCACTACCAGCGTCACCTCGCAGCCTTCCCAGTGCATCTCCCAAACTCT ATACAGCTTGGAGCAGCAAATCCTCGGGCCGTCCTTCTCCATGCAGCAGGTCAACTGCAACGCCGTGCTCGTGCCCTCTCCGGTATTCACATCCCCTATAATGATCCCACACAACACCTTCATCACACACCAGTCCCAGTCACCCTACCCATCTCAGCCTCAGGCATCCCAGCActccctgcagctccagcagccccAACAGTTCTTTCAG ATGGCGCAAGGACTGGTACACGGTGGATCTACTCCGACGTTCTTACACACCACCAACGTGTCGCAGCAGAGCACGGTGGGATACATCCAGCAGCAGCCGCAAGCGCAGCAGCTGCCGGTGgcgcagcagctccagcagaggCAGTACCAACATTCCCAAAACCAGACTGGTGGCGTCTCGGAGTTCAGAAACATGTTGACTCGCTGA
- the npas2 gene encoding neuronal PAS domain-containing protein 2 isoform X1, whose protein sequence is MDNLSDFCGPCPSSHREWDTNSCVDDLMDEDEKDRAKRASRNKSEKKRRDQFNVLIKELCTMLQGQGHPRKMDKSTILQRTIDFLQKQKDITAQNEISDVRQDWKPSFLSNEEFTQLMLEALDGFLVALTTDGNIIYVSDSVSSLIGHLPSDMVDQNILNFLPEREHGEVYKLLSSHMLMTDPIATDFLDSEAHIEFCCHLARGNMDPKEPPVYEYVKFVGDFKFHNNVPTSSCNGHELTLPRSLQSSLEEQVCLIATVRLVTPQFLKDLCNVEDPCDEFTSRHSLEWKFLFLDHRASPIIGYLPFEVLGTSGYDYYHVDDLEVIAQCHKQLMQCGKGKSCYYRFLTKGQQWIWLQTHYYITYHQWNSKPEFIVCTHTVVSYAEVRAERRRAMGLQDLSPPEVAPSSVKAQELYLDICSTLDAPLDRNSGAHSVSSHSSRKSSHTVLSDSASANSYTEACTPSWQSASVGQEKSSARVQPSSSKNLAQRQNSFDFPQVNLPPSPTCSNHSAMQQQTQQQQQPQQQQLQPQQQQQQLQQQQQPQQQQQQQQQYQLQQPQLGVMNQLKEQLEERTRILQADIKTQQQELHDIKEKLQLANLQMLLQQPVQNNFSQAQQQPQQQPQQQGPGRPAQQNQSGVIRQHSGHQKPAACGAHTPSPHSVLTDNSSPSTQVQQRVPRSGQAHSVSLPVQTSTSLTMPFYSNPMMFSQTNARSQQDANQRHTDNQYTQDGQLRMLLNQPVQTLVPTTSVTSQPSQCISQTLYSLEQQILGPSFSMQQVNCNAVLVPSPVFTSPIMIPHNTFITHQSQSPYPSQPQASQHSLQLQQPQQFFQMAQGLVHGGSTPTFLHTTNVSQQSTVGYIQQQPQAQQLPVAQQLQQRQYQHSQNQTGGVSEFRNMLTR, encoded by the exons ATGGACAACCTTTCTGACTTCTGCGGCCCGTGTCCGTCCTCCCACAGGGAATGGGA TACCAACAGCTGCGTGGACGACTTAATGGATGAAGATGAGAAGGACAGGGCAAAAAG GGCATCCCGAAACAAgtcggaaaagaaaagaagagaccAGTTCAATGTGCTCATCAAGGAGCTTTGCACCATGCTGCAGGGTCAAGGGCATCCGCGCAAGATGGATAAGTCCACCATATTGCAGAGGACTATTGACTTCTTGCAGAAACAGAAAG acATCACTGCGCAGAATGAGATTAGTGATGTGCGGCAGGACTGGAAGCCCTCATTCCTTAGCAACGAGGAGTTCACCCAGCTAATGTTGGAG GCCCTGGACGGTTTCCTGGTTGCATTAACCACAGATGGAAACATCATATACGTATCTGACAGTGTGTCTTCGCTTATTGGCCATTTACCG TCAGATATGGTGGACCAAAATATCTTGAATTTCCTCCCGGAGCGGGAACACGGAGAGGTGTATAAGCTGCTATCATCCCACATGCTGATGACTGACCCCATTGCCACCGACTTCCTTGACA GCGAGGCACATATTGAATTTTGCTGTCATCTAGCCAGAGGAAACATGGACCCAAAGGAGCCACCCGTGTACGAGTATGTCAAGTTTGTCGGAGATTTCAAATTTCATAACAATG TGCCTACATCTTCTTGTAACGGTCATGAACTGACGTTGCCAAGGAGTCTGCAGTCATCGCTGGAGGAGCAGGTCTGCCTCATTGCCACCGTACGATTAGTCACTCCTCAGTTTCTAAAG GACTTGTGTAACGTGGAAGATCCCTGCGATGAGTTCACCTCCAGACACAGCCTTGAATGGAAGTTCCTGTTTTTAGACCACAG AGCTTCACCCATCATAGGTTATTTACCCTTCGAGGTTCTTGGGACTTCTGGCTATGATTACTATCATGTGGATGACTTGGAGGTCATAGCCCAGTGTCACAAGCAAC TAATGCAGTGTGGGAAGGGTAAATCCTGCTATTATCGCTTCCTGACCAAAGGACAGCAGTGGATTTGGCTGCAGACTCACTACTACATCACTTACCACCAGTGGAACTCCAAACCTGAGTTCATCGTCTGCACTCACACGGTTGTCAG TTATGCTGAGGTGCGAGCTGAGAGGAGGCGAGCTATGGGACTTCAAGACCTGTCTCCACCAGAGGTGGCGCCTTCCTCCGTGAAG GCTCAGGAGCTGTACTTGGATATCTGCTCCACTCTGGACGCTCCGCTGGACAGAAACAGCGGTGCACACTCGGTGTCCTCCCACAGCTCCCGGAAGTCCTCCCACACAGTGCTGTCGGACTCTGCAT CAGCCAACTCGTACACGGAGGCCTGCACACCATCATGGCAGTCCGCTTCCGTTGGACAGGAGAAGTCCTCCGCCAGAGTCCAGCCCAGTAGCTCAAAG aaTTTGGCACAAAGACAAAATTCCTTTGACTTTCCCCAAGTGAACCTCCCTCCTTCTCCCACCTGCAGCAACCACTCAGCAATG cagcagcaaacccagcagcagcagcagccgcagcagcagcagctgcagccgcagcagcagcagcagcagctgcagcagcagcagcagccgcagcagcagcagcaacagcagcagcagtatcAGCTACAGCAGCCTCAGCTCGGTGTGATGAACCAGCTGAAGGAACAGCTGGAGGAGAGGACGCGCATTCTGCAGGCCGACATCAAAACGCAGCAGCAGGAGCTGCACGACATCAAGGAGAAGCTCCAGCTTGCTAATCTACAG ATGTTGTTACAGCAGCCTGTCCAAAACAACTTCAGTCAGGCccagcagcagcctcagcagcagcctcagcagcagGGCCCGGGAAGGCCGGCCCAGCAGAACCAGTCAGGGGTCATCAGGCAACACTCGGGCCACCAGAAACCAGCAGCCTGCGGGGCTCACACTCCATCCCCCCACTCTGTCCTGACAGACAACAGTTCACCATCGACGCAG GTCCAACAGAGGGTCCCCCGCAGTGGGCAGGCACATTCGGTGAGTTTGCCCGTGCAGACAAGCACAAGTCTGACGATGCCCTTCTACAGCAACCCCATGATGTTCTCTCAGACCAACGCGAGGTCTCAGCAGGATGCAAACCAAAGACACACGGACAACCAGTACACCCAAGACGGACAACTACG GATGCTCCTCAATCAGCCAGTACAGACACTGGTTCCCACTACCAGCGTCACCTCGCAGCCTTCCCAGTGCATCTCCCAAACTCT ATACAGCTTGGAGCAGCAAATCCTCGGGCCGTCCTTCTCCATGCAGCAGGTCAACTGCAACGCCGTGCTCGTGCCCTCTCCGGTATTCACATCCCCTATAATGATCCCACACAACACCTTCATCACACACCAGTCCCAGTCACCCTACCCATCTCAGCCTCAGGCATCCCAGCActccctgcagctccagcagccccAACAGTTCTTTCAG ATGGCGCAAGGACTGGTACACGGTGGATCTACTCCGACGTTCTTACACACCACCAACGTGTCGCAGCAGAGCACGGTGGGATACATCCAGCAGCAGCCGCAAGCGCAGCAGCTGCCGGTGgcgcagcagctccagcagaggCAGTACCAACATTCCCAAAACCAGACTGGTGGCGTCTCGGAGTTCAGAAACATGTTGACTCGCTGA